GGCACTGTAGCAATGTGAAAAGGTGAAAAAAACTGTTACGTCATATGTGTTGTGGTGCCAAATACCCATAAAAATGACAGTTCATCATTTCTAGAATACACCAATAATAATAAGATTCATTCTACCATTCAGCAAAACAACAGCACAGTGTGAAAGAGGATTGGCTTACATGGGCGCCTGGAGCATGTCCATGATGATCATGGCCTTCATGGTCGTGATCATCGTGTCCATGGTCGTGATCTTCGTGTCCATGGTCGTGATCTTCGTGTCCATGGTCGTGATCTTCGTGTCCATGGTCGTGATCTTCGTGTCCATGGTCGTTATCACCGTGTCCATGGTCGTGATCATCATGTTCATGGTCGTTATCACCGTGTCCATGGTCGTGATCATCATGTTCATGGTCATGATCATCGTGTCCATGGTCGTTATCACCGTGTCCATGGTCGTGATCATCATGTTCATGGTCATGATCTTCATGTCCATGGCCATGATCATCGTGTCCATGGTCATGATCTTCGTGTCCATGGTCGTGATCATGGTCCTCATGGGCGTGGTCTTCGTGTCCATGGTCTTCATGGTCCCCATGTCCATgctcctcctcatcttcatgGTCATCATGATCATGACCATCATGGTGTTTCTCATCTTCCTTGCCTGTGCTACTGGCTGCATCCCTGCGCACCCTTCTGAGCGGCTCTGTTGTAACCTCAAGCTCCATGAGGTCTAAACTACTGGTTGCTGGCACTGCCGTGGACTTACGCCCTCTCCGTCTCTGCcgcctcttcccttttcttctcTGTCTCCTACTGCTGCCGTGCCTTCCCGGCCTGGGAGTTGGGGCTACCTGTACAGCAGCAGGTGCTGGCGCTACAGTTGTGGTTGGACTCTGTGGAACCTTTATTGTCTCTGTTGGCTCCTCATGGTGATCATGTGCTTCCCCTGGCATTGCACTTTCATGGGAGTCCTGATGTGAATGATCAGAATCCTGTTGACTGGTAGTGGTACCACTTTCCTCATTCTGATGATCAGGATGATGGCCATTATCAGACAAACCATTGTTGTGTGGATAATGCACATGATCAGTGTCACCAACTGTGTCCACAACCAATGCAGTGCTATTCCTGTCCCCTTCATCATAACTAACGACCATTGCCTCGTGCTGCGCAATCCTCACCTCACCAAGTCCCAGTCTCTCCAGGAGCTCCTGGAAACCTTCAAAGGTCATCTTTCCATCCTTGCCATACTTCTTAAATATCTTCTGTAAGAATTCGTTTTCTTTGAGGGACTCTTGATATGGGTTCTTGGCTGTAACAGAGACTGGGTCGAAGCCTCCATGATGAGCTGCCGCCTCCGCCTGATGAAACACTCCAAACGTCAGCAAGCAGAGGAAACACACACAGTGCAGGGGAGCCCTGTTCATGGCTACAATCACGCTGAAAACAAAAGAGAAGTTCATTGAAATCAGGCGACAATGTATCTAAAGACTAGAAGTCTGGTTTAGATCCCCAAAGATGGAAATCGTACATCACTTGCAAGAACACTGCACATATGACAATGATATGACAATGAATATGGACTTCTTACCGACTCATTTCTTCACTGTATCTTAGACTTGGTGGTAAAAAAATATCACTTGTCTAACACACTTGTATAGAATcttaagacaaagtcaagagtGTCACATCTCTCTGACCAACTCATTATTCTATCCTCAATGAGGTTGCATGGTGAGCACCTGTATATACTGCAGCTTGGCATCACAGTCAACATTACCTTCATCCCAAGGACTTAAGTTCTCCTAGGGATGTGGATGACAGCAAACAGTAAAGAGACAGCAGCTAAGTAGACAGAGATATCATAGAacatgtgtacatgcatgtgttaaCTTGTTAGAGGTAACCAGCACTAATGGTACACTACATTTCCGGTATTTGACCTGTAACAAAACAGTGTCACTTGTAagcacaggtacatgtacaccatgCAATGGAACAAAGCCCACGTGGCATCACTGAATGCAATTTGTGGTAACTATCTATATAGTGACAGCCCACTGCCCAtcaatcttttgaaaatatctgaCCTGAAACTGGAAAGGTGGCAGTGTGACTAGATTAGGGACACTGGGAGGTAAAGATGGGCTACAAGGTATTGTCCAAAACAGATATACCAATAAATGGTTTAAACCCTTTCAGACTCAGATCAGATTAGACAGAAAAAAACCTGTTGCCTTTTTGTTGTAACTTCCACCATGGTGGTTATGTCTTTGGGTGTGCCCTTGTGAACAGGATTACTTGTAGATGGATCTTTATATGATATTTGGTTATATGCTTGTAAGAGTCAAATTAAGAAATGATCACATTATGGCCCTGGTGGCTTTCAATGTTACTGCAGCATtcgaacttctggttttgatgcTTTGCACATGCTTTATAAAGTTAATGATACTCTGGGCTTGTGAAGAAGAGACATATACCCCCCGGTATATGTTTGGGCCCAGCTTTCATGAAACT
The sequence above is drawn from the Branchiostoma floridae strain S238N-H82 chromosome 4, Bfl_VNyyK, whole genome shotgun sequence genome and encodes:
- the LOC118413544 gene encoding sarcoplasmic reticulum histidine-rich calcium-binding protein-like — protein: MIRLKFSVIVAMNRAPLHCVCFLCLLTFGVFHQAEAAAHHGGFDPVSVTAKNPYQESLKENEFLQKIFKKYGKDGKMTFEGFQELLERLGLGEVRIAQHEAMVVSYDEGDRNSTALVVDTVGDTDHVHYPHNNGLSDNGHHPDHQNEESGTTTSQQDSDHSHQDSHESAMPGEAHDHHEEPTETIKVPQSPTTTVAPAPAAVQVAPTPRPGRHGSSRRQRRKGKRRQRRRGRKSTAVPATSSLDLMELEVTTEPLRRVRRDAASSTGKEDEKHHDGHDHDDHEDEEEHGHGDHEDHGHEDHAHEDHDHDHGHEDHDHGHDDHGHGHEDHDHEHDDHDHGHGDNDHGHDDHDHEHDDHDHGHGDNDHEHDDHDHGHGDNDHGHEDHDHGHEDHDHGHEDHDHGHEDHDHGHDDHDHEGHDHHGHAPGAHVSQSSFTLCCCFAEW